Part of the Thamnophis elegans isolate rThaEle1 chromosome 10, rThaEle1.pri, whole genome shotgun sequence genome, cggccattttggtgaaggggtggggtttcgggaggcaaaaagtgttgtattcagtgtataagatgcacccagattttcagcctctttttggggggaaaaaggtgcgtctaatactctgaaaaatatggtaatttactGGCACTTCTCGAGATAACACACACATTTGATATGTATTGTATTCCACTGCAGCAGGCAAAGGTGCTTTGCACCCAGTATGGGCAACTTCCACCATGGTTACCACCTCCTGAACTCTTCCTTAAGTGTAGCTACTGTAACTGTGTAGCTACTGTACAAACCCAGAAAAATAATTAGCTTCTTTGAGGAAGAGCCAATAGAAAGTGCCCCCTTTGGATTTGAATATTGCATACCTGTCATGCTCAGATACACGGCAAACAGCTTTAGCAAAGTAATATTTTTAGCAGATTTCTACAAATCTGAAGATTTAATATATTTCCATGCTACTTCCAGTTGATAGAATTGGTGTCCTGGAAAAGCTAAAGTATAGAATACCAataataaatgtcaataaaatgtttaataagtAGCAATAGTAATCACTGACACTGCATATCCCAATACAATCTCCCTTTCACTCTTCAAACACACACAACCCAGAGCacttcaaaacagccaggtcttaacaagGTTTAGTGAGGGTAGAAATCTTATTTCTGGCATAACTTGCCCTCCTCCTCACAGTTGGGTAGCTATGGTAAGAGAATGCACAGCTCAAAGTCACCTCTTTGAAAAATGGTGGGTCATTCTGGTGTCCCTTGAATAGGCAGATTTAGCTTGGAGGTGTTGTGGTCCGCTGGTGGCCTGCGGACATGGCAGCAGAATAGGACagtggggagaaacatgggccagtcctggaatctggagaagcttggacgagggctctgtatcggaggcagagagggggccagggccatctggtagttatgtgctgcctccagagcctctggaatctgacatcagcgaggcagaagaacagtgtgagcctgttcccactgtgagcatgcacagagcttccaaaagacaagaacaattaagacaaaaagggcgacttgggagtaaggtttgGAGATGATGATAAGATATAAGAGAGGAGCATACGCACGAGAgcctttgttcattctggtcggttcaaaCGCTGAGAAGCTCCATTTGAGTCTGTGTTCTGTTTGGCCTTGTAAAACTAATTGgaaattaggtctctggcagcgtttcaagagcgataaaggtgggtgcttatcagcattaccctaaaagactgtggcagatatctgtcggactcttcacagactgtttgtgaatcatttaaataaaagagggttttggggactaagcatgtgagTTATGCTTTATCAGGACTTCAGAACAGGAGCAAAATTTGGCAAGTAATCAGGTCCCAAACCATATAAGCAGAGTTGGAGACTGAGTCACAGTTGTCTAGTAAAGCAGGCCCAAGCCTGGACCCTTGAGGAGAAAGTACCCAGGTTAACAAATTGGGCAtaactcatttaataactgccttgcttagcaatggaaattctggtttcaGAATTTAAGTCTACAATTATCTTTATCACAAATTTACACATACAATCACTGTTTTCAGCAAAGTTTTTTTAATAACAATGTAACAAAAACCCCAAAAACTTCTAATCAAGAATTCCAGATCTAGTTGAATTTCTCAGATGATACAGCTGGATCTCTATCTTCTCCGGAATGGTCAGAAGTTTTTTTGAATAAGTACATTGCAAGCCTAAATTAGAATGGTATTATTTTATAACAAAACTGCTTCCTATTCTCATCCCATCttgtacaaaacaaaacaaaagacaatGTACAAATGGCAAATCTACCTTCTTCTGATTGGGCAAGACACAGATGAATTCGTATACCCAAACAATTCTATCTACTTTGAGCCTGTAGATAATAAAGCAATCAGTCCAGATGAAAAACTGATGGAGAGGATGTAATTTCTGAAAAAGCAGTCAAGGAAAACGTTAGcaagaaagcaatagcacttagactgatacaccacttcacagtgctttacagccctctctaatcagtttacagagtcagcatattgcccccaacaatttgggtcctcatttgattcacctcggaaggatggaaggccgagtcaaccttgagcctggtgagatttgaactgccaaattgcaggtagcctgcagtcagcagaaatagcctgcagtactgcactctgaccactgcgccaccacagctcatggaATATATCTACCAGGATTTCTTACTGCAAATAAATGTCTTACGAAAGAACTGTGCAAAAGACAGCTCCCAAATACACGTAAATATTTGAATTCTACTACCCAATATCAAATGCAAAAAATCAAGGCACTTGGAAACCATCAACAATTCCCTTTGGCAGTGAGATGGCACCTCATCAAACAATCACCCATGTAGGCCCACTTAATCCAATTTTTGCCTTGCATAGGAATCAATATGAACACATGAGAAATTGTTGCCCAGTCTATGCTTGAAAACTTCCAATGGAAGTCTGCCCACCCTCCTTATGTGCAATTAATTCCAGGACCCTTCCTGCAATTTAAAATCCATTATTCACTAtcctgcatttcatttttctctatGTGACACCCTCCCCAAGTTCTATGTTCCCAAGTCTGATTCAATACAGaatgttttgaattaaaaaaaaatgatcaggGAATttaagttatgtaaaaaaaatatccagttgAGCATCTCATCAAAGTTCTATGTGGCTAACTTTcatttaaagattaaaattctaTTTTTCCCCTCATTGCATTTGCTAAAGGCACCCAGTTCCTTCACTCTCTCTTTACAGGGTTTTAGTTTCTAGTTCCCTGATCATTTTCAATTATATATTATGAATCCTTAAATTCTGGAGTTTAGAACTCATCATAATACTCAAGGTGCAGTATAACCAGAGAAAATAAAGGAATGATTAGTTCTTGTGACTGAGAAATTATATTCCTACTAAAGTAGCCCAACATTACATTACACTACATTTATTTGTTTGACTtatatagcagtagcagtagacttatataccgcttcataggcctttcaggcctctctaagcggtttacagagagtcagcatattgcccccaacaatctgggtcctcattttacccacctcggaaggatggaaggctgagtcaaccctgagccggtgagatttgaaccgctgacctgctgatctagcagtagcctgcagtgctgcatttaaccactgcgccaccttggctcctattcTCCTATTATATGTCGTCCATCTCATCTAGAAGTGACTTTTTGAAGCCAAATCATTCAGTTAGCCACATCAACCTGTAATTCATTATAATTTTCACAAATACTACCACCAAATCAGGAACCCCTTCCTATACCTAGCCTTTTATTTCAGTCTCCTCACTTTAGTACTTGACATTGTtaaattccattattttatttttagccaaTTGCTTTAACTATTAGGATAATTTTGAATATTGATTAGAGTAATAACCATCAGACCCAAGTCTGCTCATTTGTAGATTTCAATAACCATTCCTTTCTTCTAATTCCTCTTGATACTGGctataaaaagacaaaaaagctgCAAAAAATCGTAAGGTTGGTAAAACTTACGACTAATGGGGACAATTAGAAGCGATGCTTCTAATTCTAATAAAGTAGTTCAATGCTCTCTACATGTGCTcttatttacaatttttcttttgcctttttgaTGGAGTGAATCTTAGCATGGTAATTATAACTTACCCATTCCTTCCCACATCTGAATTATATAGATTACTGGTTCAAAAACCTGTATTTGTACAAATGACTCAAAAAGCTATTTGACCTATGTTTTGTTAAAAGAGGATACACGGTGGGGTTGAAGTTCTTCAACACAAAAAAGGAAGCAACAATTATTAGGACAAGGAAGAGGGTGTTATTATAAAAGATAGAGAAGGTTGTTGCTTCATAGTCTGCCACTTCATTCTTCTTCCACAAaattctgcaaaggcaaaaaaaaaaaaaccccaatacatTTATCTTTATGTATGTAGTAGCACTTTGGCACtgacaaaaccatttttctccaaattgcaatttttctttttaaaaaaaaacattttttcattaAGTGCAAAAACTAATTTtacaatattgatttttttctgtGGCTTTTAAGATTCTAAAATTGGTTACTACAAAATTATTTCTCCAAATCTGATACCTACACTCAATGAAATGCCATTTCTTCTACTACATTGTGTTTACCATCAGCAGACTGATTAAAGTTGAAAAGTATCAGAGACCATTTTTCAAATCAGGTCTTAAAGAGGATTTGGTTTCTTGCCAAGTAAGTTCCTGGCCAACTTTCAAACAATTACCttactttttcaaaataaaataatctgcATGTTATTTGTGAAAGACAGTGATTATTCAAGTGCCAATGAATACCCCCAAAACCTGAAGAAAACTAAGCCTTaaggaaaagttttaaaaaccatTTCTAATGCACATTACATAAAATGGTGAATGACAAATACCAGATTAAAAACTACCCCAAAACACCCTTAAGACAATAACAGATTTAGACCCCCAAAAGGAACCATTAGTTTGTGAATAAGTCCATACTCATTGcttcataaatatatatatatatcagcaaagTAGGTTTTCTCACATGTGTTTGCAGTTCCAAAATGCCCATTCATTGATTAATACCCAGgcatcccttcccttccactgTTTCATTAAGGAGCCCCAAATTAGCAAGCATGAAGTTTGCAACTCCAAATCAAGTAAGCTGTAAAATGATGAGAATCACCATGATGATCCCCAACGAAACCTCCAGCTTTAGAATTCTATTTGAGAATAAGGGAATTCAATTACTGAGCAAATAACATTGTATGATTGGATAATGGCAGAACATCACCTCTCATCCTTCTCCTTTCGTGACATCTTCCTATTATCTGCTTCAGAAAGCTTGCGGGTCACTTCTTTGGAAACAGCATCTTCCCGCTTCTGGGCTACCCTAAAAAAGGAAAGCATGGACATCCCACCTTTGTATTAAAACAGtcaaatatataaacatttaCTATCAATGTCATACTGCAGGGTTTGAAAGCTTACAGTGCCCAGCCAAGTAACTCCACTCCCCACTCCAAAAAAAAGTCTGTTGCAACCATTTGACTGGACATTTCCCTATAGACCTTGGAGatcaaa contains:
- the SSR3 gene encoding translocon-associated protein subunit gamma, which translates into the protein MAPKGSSGGARQQSEEELLLQDFSRNLSAKSSALFFGNAFIVSAIPIWLYWRIWHMDLFQSAVLYSVMTLVSTYLVTFAYKNVKFVLKHKVAQKREDAVSKEVTRKLSEADNRKMSRKEKDERILWKKNEVADYEATTFSIFYNNTLFLVLIIVASFFVLKNFNPTVNYILSISFSSGLIALLSTGSK